The Lusitaniella coriacea LEGE 07157 sequence TTCCCGAACTTGAAGGGATTATCGGCGAACAACCACTCGTTCCCGAACTGTCTGGAACTGCCGCACAAAATCGCTTCAACTTACTGTTTAACAAATTCGTTCGAGTCTTCGCCACTAAAAACCATCCTTTAGTTCTATTTCTCGATGACTTGCAGTGGGCAGATTCGGCATCGCTTAATCTACTCAAATTGCTCATGGGAGACGCAGAAACGGAATATTCATTAGTCTTGGGAGCCTACCGAGACAATGAAGTTTATCCCGCTCATCCCTTGATGTTAACCCTTGATGAAATCAAAAAAAATGAAGCAACTGTCAATACGATAATCCTAAATCCCCTAACCCAATCAGGCTTAAATCATCTGATAGCCAACACCCTCAGTTGTCCTCTCGAACTCGCAGTTCCTTTAACCGAATTAGTCTATCAAAAAACTAAAGGAAATCCTTTCTTCGCCACGCAATTCATCAAAGGATTACATGAGGATGGAGAAATTACGTTTAATTTGAATACAGGGTATTGGCAGTGCGATATAGCAAAAGTGCGGCAACTCTCCCTCACCGATGATGTCGTAGCATTTATCGCTTCTCGGCTGCACAAGCTATCAAAAAGAACCCAAGAAGTATTAAAGCTAGCTGCTTGTATTGGGAATACCTTTGACTTAGCAACGTTGGCAATTATTAGCGAACTTCCTCAAGAAAATGTTGCTACAGCACTATGGAAAGCCTTGCAAGAAGGGTTAGTTTTACCCGTTAGCGAAACCTACAAGTTTTTCCAAGGAAGTCAAGAAAACCAGGAGGATTCCTCTCAAAATATCTCAGTTGGTTATAAATTCTTGCACGACAGAGTACAACAAGCCTCCTACTCCCTTATCCCAGACGACGAGAAGCAAGCAACCCATTTAAGTATCGGACAATTACTCAAAAACCAAACTCCCCCTGACCAACAAGAAGAGAAAATCTTTGAAATTGTCAACCAACTCAACATGGGGAAAGAATTAATTTCATCTCCAGCCCAACGAGACGAACTCGCTCAATTGAACCTGTTAGCCACACAAAAAGCTAAAACAGCCACTGCCTATCAAGCTGCTTGGGAATATTGCGCGACAGGAATTGGTTTATTAGCAGGAAATTGTTGGGAGACGCAGTACAAACTAATCTTAGATTTGTATGTAGAAGGGCTAGAATCTGCCTACCTTAGTGCCAATTTTGAAAAAGCTGAGAAATATGCAGATATAGTCCTCAAAAGAGCAAATTCCCTTTTAGATAAAGTCAAAGTATATGAGGTTCAAATCCAAATGGGGATGGCGAAAAATGAATCATTAAAAGCCATCCAGATTGCCTTGGAAGTTCTGGAGTTATTGGGAGTCGAATTACCTAAAACTCCGACAATGAAAGATATTCAAGCTGCCCTACAGGAAGTCGGAACCCTTTGCGCGGATAAGTCAATTGAAGACTTTATGAACTTGCCAGAAATGACCGACCCCACAAAAATAGCAGCCCTACAAATTTTATCCAATGTCATTCCTCCATCTACCGTTTCTGCTCCGGCACTCTTTCCTTTAATTGTTGCTCAACAGGTCATTCTCTCGGTTAAATATGGCAATGCACCCCTCTCTGCTTATGCCTATGTGAGTTATGGTTTTCTACTCTGTGCAATGGAAGGAGGTATCGAACAAGGTTACGAATTTGGTCAACTTGCACTGCTCATGCTGGAGCGCTCGAATTCTCAGGAGCTGAAAGCCAAAATATTGATGATTTTCTATAGTTTTATCTGTTGTTGGAAAAATCATCCTAAGATCGCACTTCAACCTCTATTAGAAGCTCACCAAAGTGGCTTGGAAAATGGAGATATAGAGTTTTCTGGCTATAGCACCATTAATTACGGAATTCACTCATTTTTAATTGGGAGACACTTACAAGATACTCAAAAAATAATATCAAATTATACCGATTTTCAGTATCAGATAAAGCTTGATTCAATTGCCATCAGAAATCGAGTATTTCAGCAATTAGTCCTGAATTTAGCAGAAGATTCTAGTAATCCCTGTCTTTTGGAAGGAAGTGTTTATGACGAACGAAAAATGTTGTCTGTTCACCAAGAGCAAGAAGATGGTACTTCCATCCTTTTAGTCTATTTTTCCAAGTTAGTTCTTTGCTACCTTTTCAATAACCTTCAGCAAAGTATTGAACACGCGAAAAATGCAGAACCCTATTTAGATGCGATGAGAGCAACACACTTTGTTCCCATCTTCCATTTCTACAAATCCTTAGCGCACCTAGCAATTTATAACCAAGCACCAGAGCGCCAAGCCATCTTAGAGTGCGTCGCAGAAAATCAGAAAAAAATGGAGTATTGGGCGCACCACGCCCCCATGAACTTCCAGCACAAATACGATTTAGTCGAAGCCGAAAAACATCGCGTTCTCGGCGAGAAAATGGAAGCAATCGAGCTATACGAAAAAGCCATCGCCGGAGCTAAGGCAAACAAATACTTACAAGAAGAAGCCCTAGGAAACGAACTCGCCGCCAAATTCTATCTCGACTGGGGCAAAGACACCATCGCCCAAGCCTATCTGCAAGAAGCCTACTATTGCTACGCCCGATGGGGAGCCAAAGCCAAAACCGACCACCTCGAAGCCAACTACCCCCAACTCCTAGCACCCATTCTCCAACCCCAACCATCCCCCCTCAACAGCACCGCCACCATCGCCCTAACCTCCTCCAGTACCACCTCCTCCGCCCTCGACTTCACCTCCATCCTCAAAGCCTCCCAAACCCTCTCCGGAGAAATCGAACTCAACGCCCTGCTCTCCCAGCTCATGCACATCGTCTTAGAAAACGCCGGAGCCGACACCGGAGCCTTAATCCTCAACCATTCTGGTACCTGGGAAATTGCTGCTCGCTGCACGAACGGAAACACTCAACTTTCCAACATCCTCTTAGAACAGGCAGACTCTCTCCCCATTAGCATTATCAACACTGTTAAACGGACTCAAAAAACGGTGCTGATTAACCAACTCGCCAAAGATACCCGCTTTGCCGGAGATGCCTACCTCATCCAACAGCAACCCAAAAGCCTCTTCTGCACCCCCATCCTCAACCAAAATCAACTCATCGGTATCCTCTACCTAGAAAACAATCTGAGTGTGGATGCTTTTATGCCAGAACGGATAGAAGTGTTAAATCTACTCTGCTCCCAAGCCGCAATCTCTATCGAAAATGCCCGCCTCTATCGCACCCTAGAATACAAAGTCGAAGAACGCACCGCCGCTCTGAGGGAATCAAATCGGCAACTGGAAATCGCCAGAGAAGCAGCCGACAGTGCCAACGCCGCCAAAAGCCGATTTCTGGCAAATATGAGCCACGAACTGAGAAGCCCCCTCAACGCCATCCTCGGCTTTGCTCAAATCATGACCCGCTCGCAAAACCTCCCCAGCGAACACCAAGAAAACGTGGGTATCATCTCTCGTAGTGGCGAACACCTGCTCACCCTCATCAACAACGTCCTCGACCTCTCCAAAATCGAAGCGGGTAAGACCACCCTCAACCCAAAAAACTTCGACCTGCACCGCCTGCTCGACGACATCTACGATATGTTCCAACTCAAAGCAAAACAGAAGGGATTACAACTGTTGGTTGAATACGATGTCAAAATACCTCGTTATATCCACACCGATGAAGTAAAACTGCGTCAGGTGTTGATTAACTTGATTAACAATGCCCTCAAATTCACTGCTCAAGGGAGAGTATCCCTGTGGGTCAGATATCGGGAAAATGAAGAGCAGGTTAACCTCGCTTTTGAAATCGAAGACACCGGAGCGGGAATCGCTCCAGAAGAAATGGAGAGCCTGTTTGAAGCCTTCAGCCAAACTGAAACGGGAAAACAAGCCAAAGAAGGAACGGGATTAGGACTGTCCATCAGTCGCAAATTCGTGCAATTGATGGGAGGTGAGATGAAGGTGAGTTCTCAGGTGGGAGTTGGAACGACGTTCTCTTTCGAGCTTTCAGTTCCTGTTGCCGACTCAAGCGAGATGGAAATCCAATCTTCCCAACGCCATCGCGTTATCGCTCTCAAACCCCATCAACCCACGTATCGCATCTTAGTCGTGGATGACAAAACCCTAAATCGGCAACTGTTGGTCAAACTGCTCAGTCCGTTAGGGTTTACTCTCAAGGAAGCAGAGAATGGAGCTGAGGCGGTGGAAATTTGGCAGGAATGGCAGCCTCATTTGATTTGGATGGATATGCAGATGCCAGTAATGGATGGGTGGACGGCGACTCAAAAGATTAAGTCGATAGATAAGGAGGGGGGAGAAGGAACAAAAATTCTTGCTCTAACAGCGAGTGTATTGGAGGAGGAGAGGGCGAGCGTGATGCAAGCGGGGTGCGATGATTTTCTGCGCAAGCCGTTTCGAGAGGAGCAGATTTTCCAGGCAATGGCAAAGCATTTGGGGGTGGAGTATTGTAGAGAGAAAGTTGTAACAACAGAAACGAGAACTATTGCGGGGAATCAGGAACAGGCGCTCACGGTGGAGGCGTTTGCGGCATTGCCAGAAGAATGGGTCGTTCAACTCAAAGAGGCGATTTGGATTTCTGATTTGGATTTAATCGCAACGATGGTCAAACAAATTGCTACGAAAGATGCTGCCTTAGCTGAAACTCTAAAGCAGTGTCTACACAATTTTGAGTATGAAAAGGTTTTGAGTCTTATAGATGCGGGGAAATAAGGTTGTGGGCGATAACGGAAAGGGAATGCTCGAACATCAACTGCGCAGCGCATTCATTAGAATTAATGCGAAGACTTGAGACTATCGATCTTTCGAGCAAATAAATCTGTAAAAATGCTCATTACGGTGCGTTTTCTCAGTTTGATGTTGGCGCTGACCGACATCCCAGATTGTAGCGCGATCGGTTTGCCATTCACATCAATGGTTTGTTGCTCTAATTGAATTTCTGCGGGGAAGCGATAGAAGGGATAAATTTCATTCGGAGGTAAAGCATCGGAACCAATGCGCACCAGTGTTCCTTTCACATCGCCAAATTCGCTGTAGGGAAAAGAATCGATTCGCACGTCTACATTGCTATTGAGTTTGACAAAACCGATATCCCGGTTGGTAATGAAAACTTGCGCCACGAGAGTATCCTTGGGAACGATTTTTAGGATGGGTTCGCTGGTATTTGCCACAAACCCCGAATCTGCTTGCAAATCAAATACTTTACCGCTAACGGGCGATCGCAATTCCTGATACTGTAGCGTCAGTTTGATTTGGCTGAGTTGGCTGTCAATTTCCTTAATCCGCTTCTCGTTCTCGACAATTACTTTAGTCAGTTGGCTATCAATTTCTGAAATCCGTTTGTTATTTTCCGCAATTCGCGTGTATAGGTCATTTTTGGTGAGGGCAACGGTATTTTGCAGTTGTTTTTGAGCTTGAGTAATCGCCAATTGTAACCGCTTTTCTTCCTGGGTTAAACGAATCACTTCTGCTTCGCTGGTGCGGGTTTCTTGTTCTTGGCGCAGGAGTTGCAATCGAGGAATGCCCCCTTCTTTCATGAGGGGTCTGATATCATCGAGTATTTTTTTATTGACAGCGAAGATATTTTTGGCGTTGGCAAGCTGAACGCGATTTTGAGCCAGTTGTTGGGTTAATTGGTCAATTTCTAATTGTGCTGCTGCAACGCGAGATTCTAGTTCATTTTGACTGGCGCGGAAGCGCGCTTGTTGATCCAAATTGAGGGGAGCAGTATTGCTATTGCCTTGTAGTGTGGCTTGATAGTACTGATTTTCTTCTACGAGGGCAGCACGGTTGTTGGCAAGGGATGAATATTCGGGAGATTTCCGCAGTTTGGCAAAATTCGCCGTGGCTACGCCATTCATCTGGGCGCGATAAAAGTTATTTTCTTGAACTAAACTATCCCGAATATCAATGAGAGATTTTTGTTCGGCTTGAGCGGCGGTTTGGTCGAAGGTGAGCAGGACTTCTCCGGTTTTGACGATTTCTCCTTCTTTGACGCGAACGTTTTCCACAACGCCACCTACGGGGGCTTGTACGTCTTTGACTGCACCTTTGGGTTCGAGTTTGCCTTGGGCGGGAATGGCTTCTTCAATTTTGGCAACGCACGCCCAGATTACCGTGATGACAGTAACGCCCATCAGCGTCCAAAGGATAGCTCGCGACCAAATAGGGGACTGGCGAAGGATTACGGGGCGGTCGAAGGGACGGGCGGGGGGGGAGGAGTCTAGGGCTAGGGTTTTGGGTTTGCCGTTATCTTGAGACATGGGATTTTTATTAGCCTTAGCTTTAAGTTGTGACTATACTTGAGCGTCTTGTTGTTGATAGAGACAGTAGTAGCGTCCGCGCAATGCCATGAGTTCTTCGTGGGTTCCGACTTCAGCAATGCTTCCTTTATCCATCATGATGATGATATCGGAGTTGCGAATGGTGCTGAGGCGGTGGGTGATGAAGAGGACGGTACGTTCGGCAAATGCCGTTTGGAGGTTGCCGCACACTTGGCGTTCGGTTTCGTAGTCTAGGGCGCTGGTGGCTTCGTCTAGGATGAGGAAGCTGGGGTTTTGTAGGACGGTGCGCGCGATCGCGATTCTTTGTCTTTGTCCCCCAGAAAGGGCGGAACCCCGTTCTCCCACTTTGGAATTGTAACCACTGGGTAACCCCATCACGAACTCGTGGGCGCAGGCAACTTTTGCGGCTTCAATAATTTCATCGGAGGTGGCATCGGGGTGCGTCAGGGCGATGTTTTCCTGAACGCTTCCTTCAAAAAGCAGGGAATCTTGGGGAACGATCCCCACCTGACGACGCAGGGAGTAGAGTTCGACTTTACCAATA is a genomic window containing:
- a CDS encoding HlyD family efflux transporter periplasmic adaptor subunit, translating into MSQDNGKPKTLALDSSPPARPFDRPVILRQSPIWSRAILWTLMGVTVITVIWACVAKIEEAIPAQGKLEPKGAVKDVQAPVGGVVENVRVKEGEIVKTGEVLLTFDQTAAQAEQKSLIDIRDSLVQENNFYRAQMNGVATANFAKLRKSPEYSSLANNRAALVEENQYYQATLQGNSNTAPLNLDQQARFRASQNELESRVAAAQLEIDQLTQQLAQNRVQLANAKNIFAVNKKILDDIRPLMKEGGIPRLQLLRQEQETRTSEAEVIRLTQEEKRLQLAITQAQKQLQNTVALTKNDLYTRIAENNKRISEIDSQLTKVIVENEKRIKEIDSQLSQIKLTLQYQELRSPVSGKVFDLQADSGFVANTSEPILKIVPKDTLVAQVFITNRDIGFVKLNSNVDVRIDSFPYSEFGDVKGTLVRIGSDALPPNEIYPFYRFPAEIQLEQQTIDVNGKPIALQSGMSVSANIKLRKRTVMSIFTDLFARKIDSLKSSH
- a CDS encoding AAA family ATPase; this translates as MMTNSQVTFPGYHLAEQLYKGSRTLVYRGTRNTDGKPVIIKILRNEYPTFSELVQFRNQYTIAQNLDLPGIVKPLALKTYRNGYALVMPDEGYASLQNGYRETDGATGKQGDGEKKGKSAMLAPDKGISGQFSIAEFLKIGIQLAEILHGLSQNRVIHKDIKPANILIHPETKQVKLIDFSISSLLPKETQEVQNPNVLEGTLAYLSPEQTGRMNRGIDYRSDFYSLGVTFYELLTGKLPFQSDDPMELVHCHIAKTPSSVNTHQSSVIREEIPQILSDLVMKLMAKNVEERYQNALGLKSDLEQCLKQWTETGTIEEFELGQRDVRDRFIIPDKLYGREAEVAQLLTSFERVADGNSEIMLVAGYSGVGKTAVINEVHKPIVRQRGYFIKGKFDQFNRNIPFRAFVIAFRDLMGQLLSENDTQLEQWKTKILNALGENAQVIIEVIPELEGIIGEQPLVPELSGTAAQNRFNLLFNKFVRVFATKNHPLVLFLDDLQWADSASLNLLKLLMGDAETEYSLVLGAYRDNEVYPAHPLMLTLDEIKKNEATVNTIILNPLTQSGLNHLIANTLSCPLELAVPLTELVYQKTKGNPFFATQFIKGLHEDGEITFNLNTGYWQCDIAKVRQLSLTDDVVAFIASRLHKLSKRTQEVLKLAACIGNTFDLATLAIISELPQENVATALWKALQEGLVLPVSETYKFFQGSQENQEDSSQNISVGYKFLHDRVQQASYSLIPDDEKQATHLSIGQLLKNQTPPDQQEEKIFEIVNQLNMGKELISSPAQRDELAQLNLLATQKAKTATAYQAAWEYCATGIGLLAGNCWETQYKLILDLYVEGLESAYLSANFEKAEKYADIVLKRANSLLDKVKVYEVQIQMGMAKNESLKAIQIALEVLELLGVELPKTPTMKDIQAALQEVGTLCADKSIEDFMNLPEMTDPTKIAALQILSNVIPPSTVSAPALFPLIVAQQVILSVKYGNAPLSAYAYVSYGFLLCAMEGGIEQGYEFGQLALLMLERSNSQELKAKILMIFYSFICCWKNHPKIALQPLLEAHQSGLENGDIEFSGYSTINYGIHSFLIGRHLQDTQKIISNYTDFQYQIKLDSIAIRNRVFQQLVLNLAEDSSNPCLLEGSVYDERKMLSVHQEQEDGTSILLVYFSKLVLCYLFNNLQQSIEHAKNAEPYLDAMRATHFVPIFHFYKSLAHLAIYNQAPERQAILECVAENQKKMEYWAHHAPMNFQHKYDLVEAEKHRVLGEKMEAIELYEKAIAGAKANKYLQEEALGNELAAKFYLDWGKDTIAQAYLQEAYYCYARWGAKAKTDHLEANYPQLLAPILQPQPSPLNSTATIALTSSSTTSSALDFTSILKASQTLSGEIELNALLSQLMHIVLENAGADTGALILNHSGTWEIAARCTNGNTQLSNILLEQADSLPISIINTVKRTQKTVLINQLAKDTRFAGDAYLIQQQPKSLFCTPILNQNQLIGILYLENNLSVDAFMPERIEVLNLLCSQAAISIENARLYRTLEYKVEERTAALRESNRQLEIAREAADSANAAKSRFLANMSHELRSPLNAILGFAQIMTRSQNLPSEHQENVGIISRSGEHLLTLINNVLDLSKIEAGKTTLNPKNFDLHRLLDDIYDMFQLKAKQKGLQLLVEYDVKIPRYIHTDEVKLRQVLINLINNALKFTAQGRVSLWVRYRENEEQVNLAFEIEDTGAGIAPEEMESLFEAFSQTETGKQAKEGTGLGLSISRKFVQLMGGEMKVSSQVGVGTTFSFELSVPVADSSEMEIQSSQRHRVIALKPHQPTYRILVVDDKTLNRQLLVKLLSPLGFTLKEAENGAEAVEIWQEWQPHLIWMDMQMPVMDGWTATQKIKSIDKEGGEGTKILALTASVLEEERASVMQAGCDDFLRKPFREEQIFQAMAKHLGVEYCREKVVTTETRTIAGNQEQALTVEAFAALPEEWVVQLKEAIWISDLDLIATMVKQIATKDAALAETLKQCLHNFEYEKVLSLIDAGK